A window of Quercus robur chromosome 12, dhQueRobu3.1, whole genome shotgun sequence genomic DNA:
TCCCATCGATGTTCAAGAAATCGGCGCCGATTTCTACGTCAGCAACCTCTACAAATGGTTCTTCGCTCCGCCTTCGGTGGCGTTTCTCTATTGCCGGAAATCGAACTCGTCCTCCTCCACAATGCACCACCCCGTGGTTTCTCACGAGTACGGTAACGGACTCCCGATCGAGAGCTCGTGGATCGGAACCCGAGACTATAGCCCACAGCTCGTTATCCCGACGATAATCGAATTTGTGAACCGATTCGAAGGCGGCATTGAGGGAATCATGGCTAGAAACCACGAACAAGTGGTGAAGATGGGGAAAATGCTCGCGGAATCTTGGGGGACGAGCTTAGGCTCGCCGCCGGAGATGTGTGCAAGCATGATCATGGTGGCATTGCCCTCGAAACTCTGCGTTACGAGCGATGACGATGCATTTTCGTTGCGGTCACATTTGAGGGAGAAGTATAAGGTTGAAGTACCGATATATTACCGGCCTCCGAATGAGGATGACGGCGAGAATGAGCCGAGGGATAAGGATGGATTGATCACAGGATATACTCGAATTTCGCATCAGATTTATAATAAAGTTGAGGACTATTATAAGTTTAGAGATGCAATTAATCAGATTGTGGAGAATCAACAAGTTTGCAAGATGCTTTCGACTAAATGAGAAAGGTTGGTTTGCTTTTCGCCTACTCGTGGAACTGTATTTCAAAATGATTTTGTTATGATCATTGTTTTGTTGAGAACTTATGATAGTAGCTTTTAATGGCTTTAATTTGAGTTGAATGTGCAGttaattctttttttggatattaTATTGACATACCTGAGATGAAAATATGAATTAGAATTAgaagactattttattcttttcctGGAATTTTTGCATGATTGAATGGGACATTATGTATCAAACTGGTAATAGGTGAAGTTGTAATTGTCACTTTGTTCAGGTTGTTgtgtttgaaaattgaaatgtgGTTTGCATAGCCATTTTTCATGTTTGCAGTACTTTATTGTCCAATCTCACGGATCATggttttttttatgggaatgcGGTCATGCATGCGTTCTAGTGGTTCTAATTTGAGATTGAAGTCCTCATTTCTCTTAATGATCATCCTTAGTATTACATGGCGTCATGGCCGCCCTTATCAGTTGAGGTCACTATGTTGGTTTCTTTCTCTAACCCTAAACAACTCCTTCAGACTTATCATTTCTATAATATTAATGCATCTTGAGGGTTGAATTTGACAGAAAACTCTAAACTAGACctctaaaatgatttttgggtttcctgTAAGAATGGGGTGGAGGATGTGGTTGTGGGTTTATGACCCACAAGGTGTGGATGTAAACATACCAAtcaaaggagaagaaaaagattgctctttgctctttatttatttattgataagtaGGTAGTTATGTTGATGAAGAGGATCTACCTCAATTGTACAGCAAGTATCCCAGAAGTATTCCAAAAAGTTACAGAAGTATGATAGGTTCTCAGTCTCTCAGAAGAGCTGTAGATATTTTGGTGGTTTAGTAGTGTGCATGTTAGGTTACCAAAGAATTTGGAAGCAAGAAAATCTCTTTAGAGTTTCTTTTTTATGCTCATGCATTGATTTACTTTTAGGACCCTAGATTCACATCTTTTTAATGTAAagacaggaaaaaaaagaagcatcagAGGGATTAgaaactctttctttttttctttttctttttttttttttgtttgggggggtgttggggggggggggggggggggggaggggtgaGGGACAGTGAGCCATCTGAAAGATAGAAAGTTGAGGTATAGTGAGAAGTTAAGtctcaaaataatttaattacttaGTCTGTGACATTATATGCTCATCTGTGGAAGATGAGCTCTGACTGGGGGATATCAGACAAGAAAGAGTTGTTATGTGTAGTGATCAAGCAAATACCTGGCAACAAAGTGAAACCGACCTTAGGCAGGAGTGTAGATAAGAGTTACTTCACTCAAAAAATACCATATGCAGAGCAAATGCTCAATTGAGCATGATATTATATAGTGGATGAGGCCTCTGTTGGGATGAAGAACAAGCTTTGGATGGTTAAGAACAAGCCAgagttattttgatttttgcctTCAGATCAAGCAATCTAAatggttaagaaaaaaaaaatgcaattactACTCTTCCTAGAGCAAAGACATATGCTGACATGATGGATAAGTCACTTTCAGCTTTTAGCCAGAACGTgtcttttaagtttttgaacCCCTTAGTGagctgttttttaatttgtatgtGTCTTTGGATTCCCCTGTGCTTTCAAGATGTTACATGTGTTTTTTCTCTGCATGCAATTACATCTTAGCTTATCTGGGAGGGAGATTGTTTTGGTTGATTGGTAAGTTATGCACCCTATGAGTTTTGGATCCACAAACTCATCCTTGAACACTGTTTTTACTAAGGGAGGAGGGTCATTAGCAATGATGCCTTTAAATTCTTAAATTAGCTTTTATAATCTGCAGAAAATATGGTAACAGAGTGGTAGTAAGGGTGACTTATCTGTCTAACTTTTCCACCATCGTGCCCAGAAAACCTTGATTCAAAGTACAGAGGTACTTGCCCCTGAAtctcttttcatatttttgttgttggcaGTTACCGGAGCAGCCTTCCATGGAGTGATGTCTGTGTTTCACCTGTTGCTGATACCTGCAGATTGACAAAGTTTAAAAACAACAGAATTTTGGAAGACACCAACAGCTAGGTAGAGATTGTGACAAATGCTTAATGGAACTGAAAAAAGGTTTCTTAAGAGTTTTTCTTAAGAATCTAAGTAAAATTTAAGCTGACTTTCTAGTTTGTGAGCCCTTTTATAGCTATCCTTGTTGTAATCGTGAAAATAAAAGTGTATGAATGTCAGCTTCTTTTCGGCTTCAAATGGATTTACTGTTGTTAATTTGCTTTGTAGGCAGCTTATTGCTTAAAGATGagataaaaagttattttaagcAAATAAGTTGCTGTAAACAATAAATAAGAGCTGTTAAATGCACGCCACAAGCCTACCTTGTCTGTGCGGGTGGAGGCAGTTTTTCGGTTGAAAGCCAACTGCTGAAAGTTAGTTACAGTATAGTTgtatttagaaaagaaaaaaaaaaaaaaaaaaaaaaagaagcgaTATGGAAAAAAACTATAgataaacaaataagaaaaagcaCTCTAGTTTGAGCTGTAGGCCGTCCTTGAGCTTGGGATTGTgcgtttagtggaagagctagAGGCCCTCCTTGTGCAAAAGGAGATGAATATGAAACACTTAAATCTCCAAATTGCAAATGACATGGGagctctgtttttcttttttatttgttgttttatGATTTGATAGTTGCGGGATAGgcgatttgaaatttgaaaatatttttatcagaAATACTAGGAAGTGTTAGTTGACCTATAAGACTCTTAACAAATATGGTTGGTGATAGTTCTTTacttttttgtgtttcattatCATttagagagatgctacgtctacaacatttttacaacaaatcataggtggttaatTGGATGTTGTAAAAAtcatgttgtaaaaatgttgcttgaggttcttaaataaaaaaattcccccataattactctctctctctctctctctcaaggatCTGGGAATGAATCAACTTCAACTTTGGGTTTGAATTGGATGGGCATACCAAATAAAACGGGTTCGGATTTGTTAGCTTATGTgtgattttttaatataaaatgagTTGTTtcatcataaataaaaataaaaaaataaaaacctaaaaaaaacacttacCAAATTGCTCCATTAGACAAATAGGCAAGGGAACTAATGAGTATTGCCGAATGGATAAATAacactcattttttaaactctaCAAACTAATATTATTTTGCGCTCATTTGAAACTTCAAAGGCTAAAACGCTTGGTAGTTAAACTTTAGGAAAAACAATGcattttggcatttattttatttttatacattatattttatttacaatTGATGTGAAAAATctagatttgttatgaaaacttggttttacaagttttgtttttgtaatattacttaaaatgatttttttccctatatatttaattattcaattttaattataaaattgaactCTTGTTTAATTTATCGATGATTATTGGATATGTTATACCTCTAATAACATACTTCTAGATAAGAAATGAATTGTAGCTAACTACACATTATGATTATGTTAAATTGCTCAATGCAAGTGTTATACAAAACTATTTCGGTTAACTAAAAGTCTCTAGAAATTTTGATGAAgattcactttttatttttaattattttgataatttactataaatattttggtttaattatAAAAGTTGGGTCTTTCCCGTTCTATTTATACTATGTGGTTCAAGGTAAATGGTACATATTATATGATAcgcttttcacttttttttttttttttttttttgaggattgCTTTTCACAATTTATAGTTATAGAGTGGCTCAAGGTAAATGGTACATATGGTAGGATATGCTTTTCACAATTTGACACTCTATAAGTAAATTAAAATGAGTCAAAATGGGATATGCTTTTCACAATTTGACACTCAGTAAATTAAAATGagtcaaaattacattttgaccctataattttaggattttgttaagggaattttttatgaaaatatttttagaaacttttatgATAAAAGgaaataacaatttatttttttgacatacttttttttaaacatttatttatttatatttctcataaaaatgttattaaaactttttaaaaatatcttaTTAACAAATGACTTAAGGTCTCTGTTAATTGGATCCATAAATTAATcccttatatttttaaaattaacaaattaactCTATGATTTTAAAAGTAACAAATAGGGAATTTTATAATACATACATTTCTTTGCATGTATCATATCTACCTAATTTTAATGGTTAATAAAGGTGTAAAGACCAAAAGATCTTGCGGTCCAAGCTCACTTAGAACAATGAGTTGTACAGTTCAACATTGgcccaaatcaataaaatttgtaagagagGGAAATTAATAACAAGAGAGGGCTCTACTTGAGGAcgaagatagaaaagaaaatgttaattttatagAATAGAGGAGTATATATTCCTCCACAAGCTTGGCCGAGGAGGTTGAGATTATACAAAAAGCTACACTATTCACTCTCCTCTCTCTATGTTCTTCTTGTCTATGTTTAgtacttctctcttttttagatACTTGTATTTTTAGATCCTTTTTCTTGTCAACCCCCTTTTCCTTCTATACTTctcatttctttatatttcaaCCAACCATCCCTATCTAACTAGTTTCCCTTCATGACACTTGTCTGTTTCCACATCTAAAGAAGATGGTGGAAGGAGCTTGCTTAACTGTGACTTGCATTGTTCAGGTTACTTTCTCATCAATGCTGCTACCCACCATTTAATGCGAAGGCGACagactactctaagccataaacTTCCCCTACAACcactgactctctctctctcttcagacTTTCGCTCTCACTTGGAATCCGTTAGAGTACTTTAACTCATCTCCTCCTTTCCTCGGACGTCTTTCCTCCTTGGGCCTATGGATTATGACATTCTCACAGTCATACTACAACTCTTCAGATCCATCCTTGGTCCTTGGGCACCCACAAAAtgattttactttatttaataaccaTAGAATGAcctgtaacaaattaaactgtaggattttagaaaataatgaattaaaCTTTAACCCATTTAAATGAACCATATTAAACTTTAACCCATTTAAATGGAACCATATTGTATCATGTTTAATATAGGTTgaagatttaatttgttaatttattatttttcacaactgcaatgttaaatttgttgattttaaaattatatatggtttaaaatgtgattttcttttaaaattattattattattttaaattattaacatAGAAACTTTATTGATTAATGTTAATACTAGTTCTCTATTAAAATACTTCAAAAGTCAGGAGAGCAAGGTACTACCTAAGTACAAAAACTCTGCACTCTGTAAGGGAAAGCTCGAAATCGTACGGTTCGCTGAGATTCATAATCTAAATCATAATCGCCGAAGAATAGGGGTTTTGGAAGCGCAAAGAGAGATAGATTTTAGGGTTTAGCGTTGTACTGATTCGTAGTAACAATGGCTGAAGAACCAAGCCGTCCGATTCGGCTCATGAGTTTCGTCTCGGAGGAACAGGTTTATTTCGACTTCTCAATaccctttcttcttctatttttaccGAATTCAGAAGCTCATTACTCTTTCTTCTCTGTAACAAAAATACtaagcttttgttttttggtggaGGCAGTTGGATGAAGCTAAAAAGGCAAGAGGCGAGCGTGTTGAGGATGGCACTGCCCAGAGAGATAGAGCTCTCTTTGAGGTAAAACTATAACAccctttatttttgttttttgtttcaatgTTTAAAGTTTACGATTTTGTATAATTTGACATTGCTTTGCtattgagaatatatatatatatatattttttttttctggtacTTAAAAAAGCTTTTAGTGaattatatgtattttaaataatatgagGAGAGTTCAGTAGCTAATCATATATGATACACAATTAATTAGACCGAAAACTCGGTCAAAAGAGATGGTGTAAAAATTGAGTAAATGGGCAATtcaggttttttctttttcatgaatAACAAAGCGAAAGGGTGAAGCTAAGTACATGGGAAGTATACAAGAGAAGTGCTTGAAAACTGAAACTAAGATGTAAAGTTactaagattttaaaaagatcCAAAAAAAGGATGAAGAATTGAATTTTCCAAAAGTTCTAGTCGACTCCAAAAGGATCTCAGGAATTAAATTTTCAGATGAACAGTTGTAAATTCAATTCGCTCAAATGTCCCGGTGTTATGCTCTCACTAAATACTCCACAACAAGCAAAGTGTGATAGCTTCCTGCATCTCTAGCAGTTTATTGAAAACCCATTTTAGATACTGGGAATTCTTGTTCCTACCTAGGGCTTTTTATAGGGGTCAATTTGCTAAAAAATGGGTCCTTTGCCCATTTGATCCTTGTCTAGTGTGTAAGTAAATTGAAACCAGATTTTCTGGCTGTTATAAATCCTTTGGTTATAACTTATATGCACCCCATATGTTTATATTCATATAAGCTTTCAGTTATTCAAgcattttgaaatttatgtttTCTGAATGCAGATTCTAAAGGAGAACAAAGACAAGAAAGATGCAGAGTTTAATGAACGTTTCAAGCACAGTGAGTGATCAGCTCTAATTGTAGACCCaattgtttgtttttcctttttctgcaGCTCTAAAGGACTGCATCACGACAGGGCAAAAATGATCTATGCATTTTTTTGCTATCTCCGAGTTAGCACTTTAAATAATGAGactaaccaaaatttttttttttaacaggaCCACCCAAAGCTTTGGATGATGATGAGACTGAGTTTCTTGAAAAGGTGGAAATGGTGAGATTATGGTCTAAGAAATTTATCTATTCAGTGCTACATGAAGTACATCATTTTCTGATAAGTACTATTGGATGTACCTTTGGAGTTACTAAGCTGAGATACTTGGAAATTGTCAGAATATGAATAATCACTAGAAAGAATAGAACTGTTTTATAAAACTATAAGTGATTTGCAATCTCAGTTTGCAGATCTAGTGTGCATTTGGCTACAAAATTAAAGagctagcttattttactattcagcttatttttgttactattcatggacctcattatactttttggtactatttatgggtttcactgtactatttcagctaacttttacttttatctatagtatttttaacaaaaagtttttagtttcagcaaaacaAGCTGATCCTAAACAGACCCCTATTACCACTGGTTTCCTTTCTATTTTCATTAGagttcattaatttatttaattaaaacattTCTGCTGTATGgttttaatttagtttattttttcactCAGTCAAGGAGGGAATATGAACAACAAATTGCAGATGAGGAAGCTCAGCAGCTGCAGAGTTTCCAGGTAAATTTCTTATTGTTCtatatcaagatttttttttttttttttttttttttttttttttttttttttttttccatgtggaAACACAAAATTAG
This region includes:
- the LOC126710335 gene encoding uncharacterized protein LOC126710335 isoform X2, with product MAEEPSRPIRLMSFVSEEQLDEAKKARGERVEDGTAQRDRALFEILKENKDKKDAEFNERFKHRPPKALDDDETEFLEKVEMSRREYEQQIADEEAQQLQSFQAAVAAQSNIVHELKEKTPAPIIQEQKSIGRKNLPARPLGMIIKVKPQAKKPKLETGTSEQPSEVRNAVTAILIMSNAL